Proteins encoded by one window of Planctomycetia bacterium:
- a CDS encoding DUF1080 domain-containing protein, which yields MFYLRTAVASLLIAGFTAPVEAAKDEKQSAAKEPAAKEPAAKEAPKKAAPASREYVSGKEWKEPTIVNPGDATTAPSDAIVIFDGKDLAKEFTGGQGWTVKDGVATVGGGGGVTTRRSFGSCQLHIEWATPDVVKGEGQGRGNSGVYLMGIYEVQILDSYENKTYFDGQAGSIYKQRPPLVNVCRKPGEWQTYDIIFTAPKFADDGKLLEPAYMTVLQNGVLVQNHFALEGGTFYDRPPSYTKHADKLPFNLQNHGNPTRFRNIWIREL from the coding sequence ATGTTTTATCTTCGCACCGCCGTCGCTTCGCTTCTGATCGCCGGCTTCACGGCACCCGTCGAAGCAGCTAAAGACGAAAAGCAATCGGCCGCTAAAGAACCTGCCGCTAAAGAGCCCGCCGCTAAGGAAGCGCCGAAGAAGGCTGCCCCGGCGAGTCGAGAGTATGTGAGCGGGAAGGAATGGAAAGAGCCGACGATCGTGAACCCCGGCGACGCAACGACGGCCCCCTCGGATGCGATCGTTATTTTCGACGGCAAGGATCTCGCGAAGGAGTTCACCGGCGGGCAAGGCTGGACCGTGAAAGACGGCGTCGCCACGGTCGGCGGAGGAGGGGGAGTGACCACGCGCCGCTCGTTCGGCAGTTGCCAGTTGCACATCGAATGGGCCACGCCCGACGTCGTGAAGGGAGAAGGGCAGGGGCGCGGCAATAGCGGCGTCTACTTGATGGGAATTTACGAAGTGCAAATTCTCGATTCCTACGAAAACAAAACCTACTTCGACGGCCAAGCCGGTTCGATCTATAAGCAACGTCCGCCGCTTGTGAATGTCTGTCGCAAGCCGGGCGAGTGGCAAACGTACGACATTATCTTCACCGCTCCGAAATTCGCCGACGATGGCAAACTGCTTGAGCCCGCCTATATGACCGTCTTGCAAAACGGGGTTCTCGTGCAGAACCATTTCGCGCTGGAAGGGGGGACGTTCTACGATCGCCCGCCGTCGTATACGAAGCATGCGGATAAACTGCCGTTTAATCTACAGAATCACGGCAACCCGACCCGCTTTCGCAACATTTGGATTCGCGAGTTGTAG
- a CDS encoding energy-coupling factor transporter transmembrane protein EcfT yields MSSALFTPTNARAWLARLDPRVKLLYVFGISVAAAVVQSLDELGVLFATAIFFSTGLRLPARGWGAILGILALTVWGTMLTQGFFYSFEPRTPLLTLVAPRGTGGDRFAGVVLTVEGLRYGAMQSLRLLATALAGFTVSLSTSPERMLAALSWFRLPTTLSFMTTAALRFLPLLIEEAIEVRQARKLRGYRFRIWGMPGDRFGSYRAELGILLPVIAAALRKAETLAESVTARGFDPYRPRTFYPPLAMRGWEKIVAAVLAGGSAALLVYGIGLL; encoded by the coding sequence ATGTCTTCCGCTCTGTTTACGCCGACGAACGCTCGCGCTTGGTTGGCACGGCTCGACCCGCGCGTCAAGCTTCTCTACGTGTTCGGTATTTCGGTCGCAGCGGCCGTCGTACAATCGCTCGACGAGCTTGGCGTTCTGTTCGCTACGGCGATCTTCTTCAGCACCGGTCTCAGGCTTCCGGCGCGCGGTTGGGGAGCGATTCTCGGCATTCTCGCGCTGACGGTATGGGGGACGATGCTCACGCAAGGGTTCTTCTATTCCTTCGAGCCGCGAACGCCGCTATTGACGTTGGTGGCGCCGCGCGGCACCGGAGGCGATCGGTTCGCCGGCGTCGTGCTCACCGTCGAAGGCTTGCGTTATGGAGCGATGCAGTCGTTGCGGCTGCTCGCCACGGCGCTCGCCGGCTTTACGGTCAGTCTGTCGACGAGTCCCGAGCGTATGCTGGCCGCGCTGTCGTGGTTCCGCCTGCCGACGACACTCAGCTTTATGACGACGGCCGCGCTCCGTTTCCTACCTCTGCTGATCGAGGAGGCGATCGAGGTGCGGCAGGCGCGAAAACTCCGAGGTTACCGCTTTCGAATCTGGGGAATGCCGGGAGATCGGTTCGGTTCCTATCGTGCGGAGCTTGGCATCCTGCTGCCGGTCATCGCCGCCGCGCTGCGCAAAGCCGAGACATTGGCCGAAAGCGTGACGGCGCGAGGCTTCGATCCTTATCGACCTCGGACGTTCTATCCGCCGCTTGCGATGCGTGGCTGGGAAAAGATCGTTGCCGCCGTACTTGCCGGCGGTTCTGCCGCGCTGTTGGTCTACGGCATCGGGCTACTATAG
- a CDS encoding ATP-binding cassette domain-containing protein, with protein sequence MNRATTGLHEPTLAASAIEVDRLGYTFPGRDQPTLVDLSFSLPAGSWTVVAGRTGSGKSTLLRALAGLIPQYARGTMSGAVRWFGRDTRTLATADAARFVGLVLQSPDDQICTSTVEAELAFGLENLNLPVEEIRLRIAEIAEQFGLNPFRHVPTPYLSGGWKQRLVLAAIEAMRPRILICDEPLSRLDPRAASAFIAELRLLRAAGMTIVVAEHRLEELLPEADRLLLLEGGRLAADIDATDIPRATAALRTVGLVEPEAWTIAGLKGNVSQSRRRPPTTIAQSDRLRTAKTAETVLAVRGLTYRYPSGEPVWSDVSFEISRGERIALVGPNGAGKSTLMNLLAGLLDPTGGRIDWNVNDKSTLPTVLVPQRAELTLVHRTVAEELAYGPRQIGLKPAVVAERVQLMANLFALEELLTETPQALSQGQRVRTAIAAALATSPRLLLLDEPTTGQDGPMIVRMMELLSRCVGTPGGPEALLFSTHDLATAVRYADRIFVLAEGKLLQTGTPADLLADPSLMQRAELRSSAVWDFRREHGLHSFDVTGLIAEFLARQLQAGDPSRSDA encoded by the coding sequence GTGAATCGTGCAACGACCGGCCTCCACGAACCCACACTCGCAGCCAGCGCGATCGAAGTCGACCGACTCGGCTACACGTTTCCGGGTCGCGATCAACCGACGCTCGTCGACCTTTCCTTCTCGCTTCCAGCCGGCTCATGGACCGTCGTCGCCGGGCGGACCGGCTCGGGAAAGTCGACGTTGCTGCGCGCACTGGCCGGCTTGATTCCTCAATACGCGCGCGGAACGATGAGCGGAGCGGTGCGTTGGTTCGGGCGCGATACCCGCACGCTGGCGACTGCCGATGCGGCGCGCTTCGTCGGCCTTGTGCTGCAATCGCCCGACGATCAAATCTGCACGTCGACCGTCGAAGCGGAACTGGCTTTCGGCTTGGAAAACTTGAATCTGCCGGTCGAAGAGATTCGCCTCCGGATCGCGGAAATCGCCGAACAATTCGGGCTCAATCCCTTCCGCCACGTTCCGACGCCGTATCTTTCCGGGGGCTGGAAACAACGCTTGGTTTTGGCCGCGATCGAAGCGATGAGGCCGCGCATTCTGATCTGCGACGAACCCCTCAGCAGGCTCGATCCACGTGCCGCCTCGGCATTCATCGCCGAATTGCGCCTGTTGCGCGCCGCCGGAATGACGATCGTCGTGGCGGAGCATCGCCTAGAAGAGTTGCTGCCCGAGGCCGATCGATTGTTGCTGCTCGAGGGAGGAAGACTCGCCGCGGACATCGACGCAACCGATATTCCGCGCGCGACGGCGGCGCTGCGCACCGTGGGGCTCGTCGAACCGGAAGCCTGGACGATCGCCGGCTTGAAAGGAAACGTGTCTCAATCTCGACGGCGGCCTCCGACAACCATCGCACAGTCCGATCGACTGCGCACTGCGAAGACCGCGGAAACGGTACTCGCGGTGCGCGGCTTAACGTATCGCTATCCCAGCGGTGAGCCGGTCTGGAGCGACGTCTCTTTCGAGATTTCGCGCGGCGAGCGGATCGCGCTCGTCGGCCCCAATGGTGCAGGCAAGAGCACGCTGATGAATTTGCTCGCCGGGTTGCTCGACCCCACCGGCGGCCGCATCGATTGGAACGTGAACGACAAAAGCACGTTACCGACGGTCCTCGTTCCGCAACGGGCCGAGCTCACGCTCGTCCATCGTACGGTTGCCGAGGAGCTCGCATACGGGCCCCGGCAAATAGGGCTCAAGCCGGCGGTCGTTGCGGAGCGCGTGCAACTGATGGCGAACTTGTTCGCGCTGGAAGAACTACTTACGGAGACGCCCCAGGCGCTCAGCCAAGGGCAACGTGTACGAACCGCGATCGCCGCGGCCCTGGCAACCTCGCCCCGGCTCTTGCTGCTCGACGAGCCGACGACCGGTCAGGACGGGCCGATGATCGTAAGGATGATGGAGCTCTTAAGCCGTTGCGTCGGCACGCCGGGAGGTCCGGAAGCGCTCCTTTTTTCCACGCACGATCTCGCAACGGCGGTGCGCTATGCCGATCGCATCTTCGTCTTAGCGGAAGGCAAGCTGCTGCAAACAGGAACTCCCGCCGACTTGCTCGCCGATCCGTCGCTCATGCAACGGGCCGAGTTGCGCTCGTCGGCCGTGTGGGACTTTCGCCGCGAACATGGCTTGCACTCCTTCGACGTCACCGGGCTCATCGCCGAGTTTCTTGCTCGGCAACTTCAAGCCGGCGATCCATCGCGGAGCGATGCCTAA
- a CDS encoding enoyl-CoA hydratase/isomerase family protein, producing MPNVITLSFPEADIALLTLDDPSKGANVLSRPVLDELAAHLTSLESRTDLAGLIVRSTKPGIFIAGADIREFVAAGKITKQETIAIADHGRELFRRLSRLAGPSVAAIDGICVGGGAELAVWCDRRLMTASPKAQIGFPEVKLGMFPGWGGTARLPRIVGLANAVEMITGGESIDGRAARAMGLATEVVEVAEADALLQEAIALVRAERASGDYLRDRELWSKPSTLSETELGFLGATGNAYIMQQTKGQYPAPIAALNLLLEAAGVDIDEACRMEADGFAEIFGTPVNKALLNVFMLTDRNKKDAGIADRAIKPKPIASVGVVGAGIMGSGIAGACVKREVPVTILDARPEALAGGMRKAIEEAAYDKVAKGPTTERLLKFAPLVRAVGNEAEFASCELVVEAIVENEKVKRELYSKLEPQLLELAILASNTSAISITRLAKGLKNPERFCGIHFFNPVRKMPLVEVIRGAQTSDETIASAVSFAKGLGKSPIVVEDGPGFLVNRLLFPYMNEALELLVSGVPIKAVDGAAKGFGMPMGPITLYDVVGLDTALFAGRVMVEAFPDRFLTSPLLEEMVQAGRLGQKSRSGFFAYKDKSDRGEPDPTFDPILAKHARKPAGSEKSAKLDAQTIALRLFLPMLLEATRVIAEKKVRDPRDVDLGLIFGIGFPPFQGGLLFWADTFGAAQIIEMLKPFEALGERYRPTPLLLELAAGGGKFYDLAKK from the coding sequence ATGCCCAACGTCATCACACTTTCCTTTCCGGAAGCCGACATCGCCCTGCTGACGCTCGACGACCCGTCGAAAGGGGCGAATGTACTTTCTCGCCCCGTGCTCGACGAGCTTGCCGCGCACTTAACGAGTTTGGAAAGCCGCACCGATCTGGCCGGCCTCATCGTGCGCTCGACCAAGCCGGGCATTTTCATCGCGGGGGCCGACATCCGCGAGTTCGTCGCCGCCGGCAAGATCACGAAGCAAGAAACGATCGCGATCGCCGATCATGGACGTGAGTTGTTTCGTCGTTTGTCTCGGCTCGCCGGCCCGAGCGTCGCGGCGATCGACGGCATTTGCGTCGGCGGCGGGGCCGAGTTGGCGGTGTGGTGCGATCGGCGGCTGATGACCGCAAGCCCTAAGGCGCAGATCGGATTCCCGGAAGTGAAGCTCGGTATGTTTCCGGGCTGGGGCGGAACGGCCCGTCTGCCGCGCATCGTCGGCCTGGCGAACGCCGTCGAGATGATTACCGGCGGAGAATCGATCGATGGACGCGCGGCTCGCGCGATGGGGCTGGCGACGGAAGTCGTGGAAGTAGCCGAAGCCGACGCCTTGCTCCAAGAAGCGATCGCGCTCGTGCGCGCGGAACGGGCAAGCGGCGACTATTTGCGCGACCGCGAACTTTGGTCGAAGCCGAGTACGCTCAGCGAGACCGAGCTAGGGTTTCTCGGCGCGACCGGCAATGCCTACATCATGCAGCAGACCAAGGGGCAGTATCCCGCTCCGATCGCGGCGCTGAACTTACTGCTCGAAGCGGCCGGCGTCGATATCGACGAAGCCTGTCGGATGGAAGCGGACGGGTTCGCCGAAATCTTCGGCACGCCGGTCAATAAAGCCTTGCTCAACGTCTTCATGCTGACGGATCGGAATAAGAAAGATGCCGGGATCGCCGACCGCGCGATCAAGCCGAAGCCGATCGCAAGCGTCGGCGTCGTCGGAGCCGGCATCATGGGCTCGGGCATCGCCGGCGCGTGCGTTAAACGAGAGGTACCCGTGACGATCCTCGATGCGCGGCCCGAAGCGCTGGCCGGTGGAATGCGCAAGGCGATCGAAGAAGCCGCTTACGATAAAGTCGCGAAAGGTCCGACGACCGAACGGCTGTTGAAGTTTGCGCCGCTCGTGCGGGCCGTCGGGAATGAAGCCGAGTTTGCTTCATGCGAGCTCGTGGTCGAGGCGATCGTCGAGAACGAGAAAGTGAAGCGGGAGCTCTATTCCAAGCTTGAGCCGCAACTTTTGGAGCTCGCGATCTTGGCCTCGAACACATCGGCCATTTCGATCACGCGCTTGGCGAAAGGGTTGAAAAATCCGGAGCGATTCTGCGGCATCCACTTCTTCAATCCGGTGCGGAAGATGCCGCTGGTCGAGGTGATCCGCGGCGCGCAGACGAGCGACGAAACGATCGCGTCGGCAGTCTCGTTCGCCAAAGGACTCGGCAAGAGTCCGATCGTCGTGGAAGACGGGCCCGGGTTCCTGGTGAATCGGTTGTTGTTCCCCTATATGAACGAGGCGTTGGAGTTGCTTGTCTCCGGCGTGCCGATCAAGGCGGTCGACGGCGCGGCCAAAGGCTTCGGTATGCCGATGGGGCCGATCACGTTGTACGACGTCGTCGGGCTCGATACGGCGCTGTTCGCCGGCCGTGTGATGGTCGAGGCGTTTCCCGATCGCTTTCTGACGTCGCCGCTGTTGGAAGAAATGGTGCAAGCCGGCCGCTTGGGGCAGAAATCGCGCAGTGGGTTCTTCGCCTATAAAGATAAGTCCGATCGGGGTGAGCCCGACCCGACGTTCGATCCGATTCTTGCCAAGCACGCTCGCAAGCCTGCGGGTTCGGAGAAGTCGGCGAAGCTCGACGCACAAACGATCGCGCTCCGGCTATTCTTGCCGATGCTGCTGGAGGCGACGCGCGTAATCGCCGAGAAAAAGGTGCGCGATCCGCGCGATGTCGACCTCGGGCTCATTTTCGGGATCGGCTTTCCGCCGTTTCAAGGAGGGCTGCTGTTTTGGGCCGATACGTTCGGCGCGGCGCAGATCATTGAAATGCTCAAGCCGTTCGAGGCACTGGGCGAACGGTATCGCCCGACGCCGCTCTTGCTCGAGCTTGCGGCCGGCGGCGGCAAGTTCTACGACCTCGCGAAGAAATAA
- the fadA gene encoding acetyl-CoA C-acyltransferase FadA has translation MHEAVIVDAVRTPIGRAHKDKGIYRHVRSDDLAAIVVEALIERSGIDPAAIEDVVLGNTQQQGEQGFNVARNVALLAGLPTTAAGATVNRLCGSSLQAIAQASHSVIAGGEDVQIVGGLEHMLHIAMDKDIDINPKLFHQTSRGALNMGFTAEFLAQTQEISREEQDAFAVRSHHRAAAAQAGGKFRSEIIPVWGNDEAGRRVLAEVDQCVRPDCSMEGLAALKPAFMPVIGTVTAGNSSPLNDGAAALLLMSRARADELGLKPLVKVRATAVCGVDPAVMGTGPVPATQKVLKRAGLSLKDIGLIELNEAFAAQALTCIRMLKLDEEKVNVHGGALAIGHPLGASGARIATTLIHAMLDRDVELGLATMCIGVGQGIAVVFERV, from the coding sequence ATGCATGAAGCCGTCATCGTCGACGCCGTCCGAACTCCGATCGGCCGCGCGCATAAAGACAAGGGAATCTACCGTCACGTCCGGAGCGACGATCTCGCCGCGATCGTCGTCGAGGCGCTGATCGAGCGCTCGGGCATCGATCCTGCCGCGATCGAAGACGTCGTCTTGGGGAACACGCAGCAACAGGGAGAGCAAGGTTTCAACGTCGCGCGCAACGTCGCGCTGCTCGCTGGCTTGCCGACGACGGCGGCCGGCGCGACGGTGAATCGTCTGTGCGGCTCGAGCTTGCAGGCCATCGCGCAAGCTTCGCATTCCGTGATCGCCGGCGGAGAGGATGTGCAGATCGTCGGGGGGTTGGAGCACATGCTGCATATCGCGATGGACAAAGACATCGACATCAACCCAAAGCTGTTTCATCAGACGAGCCGCGGCGCGCTCAACATGGGCTTTACCGCCGAATTTCTCGCACAGACTCAAGAAATCTCGCGAGAAGAACAGGATGCGTTCGCGGTGCGCAGCCATCACCGAGCCGCCGCCGCACAAGCCGGCGGTAAGTTTCGCAGCGAAATAATTCCGGTGTGGGGAAACGACGAAGCCGGGCGGCGCGTGCTCGCAGAAGTGGATCAATGCGTCCGGCCCGATTGCAGCATGGAAGGGCTCGCTGCGCTTAAGCCGGCCTTCATGCCGGTCATCGGCACCGTGACGGCTGGGAATAGTTCGCCGCTCAACGACGGCGCGGCGGCGCTGTTGCTCATGAGTCGCGCAAGGGCCGACGAGCTTGGCTTGAAGCCGCTCGTAAAAGTGCGGGCCACGGCGGTGTGCGGAGTCGATCCGGCGGTGATGGGAACCGGACCGGTTCCGGCGACGCAGAAGGTTCTCAAGCGGGCTGGGCTCTCGCTGAAAGACATCGGCCTGATCGAGCTCAACGAAGCGTTCGCGGCGCAAGCGTTGACGTGTATTCGGATGCTCAAGCTCGATGAAGAGAAAGTGAACGTGCATGGCGGAGCGCTGGCGATCGGACACCCGCTCGGCGCGAGCGGGGCGCGGATCGCCACGACCCTCATCCATGCCATGCTCGATCGAGACGTAGAACTCGGTTTGGCGACGATGTGCATCGGCGTCGGGCAAGGAATCGCCGTCGTCTTCGAGCGGGTTTAG
- a CDS encoding AMP-dependent synthetase/ligase produces MDTVVSRNSLVAHFAENLRNAPARPCIWFRRDGEVVELAWQDVGWDAARFAAALRKLGVVRGNTVALASPNRYEWIVCDLAILSIGAIHVPIHASLSGPQMRFQIEDCRAKVVVVAGDEQASKLAGVGAISDVCYAAFDPTTVRVNDAPIPRLVEIAEGCDDESTFVSVAATEPATILYTSGTTGEPKGVVLSHGNLTTNAEAMVRGFQRDEVDRRMNLLPLSHVFARTCDVYTWIVGGSELALADTPQTALADCATFRPTLLNGVPYFYERVMRRLIESGKSEVPGALKQLFGGRMRHCCSGSAPLPEHVASFYAEHGVLLTQGYGLTESSPVITMSTPTIHRVGTVGQAIERAEVRIADDGEILTRGPHVMLGYWNRPKETAAALKNGWLHTGDLGMLDADGFLRITGRKKELIVTSGGKKIVPSMVEAAVTADPLFRQAVVVGDGRNYLTALLVPCRATLASALATAAGESADGNVERPDLLQRAEVRALVEDRLRACLAHLSPYEQVRRFVLLEQEFSVERGELTLTLKLRRAQIAANYATQIERLYAAEIRPNA; encoded by the coding sequence ATGGACACCGTCGTCTCCCGGAATTCGTTGGTGGCGCATTTTGCCGAGAACTTGCGAAACGCGCCGGCGAGACCGTGTATTTGGTTTCGCCGCGACGGAGAGGTCGTCGAACTTGCGTGGCAGGACGTCGGCTGGGATGCCGCACGCTTCGCCGCAGCGCTGAGGAAATTAGGAGTCGTTCGGGGCAATACCGTGGCGCTGGCGTCGCCGAACCGCTACGAATGGATCGTCTGCGATCTCGCGATACTCAGCATCGGTGCGATTCACGTGCCGATTCATGCTTCGCTCAGCGGCCCGCAAATGCGGTTTCAAATCGAAGATTGCCGAGCGAAAGTCGTCGTCGTTGCCGGCGACGAGCAGGCCTCGAAGTTGGCCGGGGTCGGGGCTATCTCGGATGTCTGCTACGCGGCGTTCGACCCAACGACCGTGCGAGTGAACGACGCGCCGATACCAAGATTGGTCGAGATCGCCGAGGGGTGCGACGACGAGTCGACATTCGTTTCCGTTGCTGCGACTGAGCCTGCGACGATTCTTTACACTTCAGGGACGACCGGCGAACCGAAGGGAGTGGTCCTTTCGCACGGCAACTTGACGACGAATGCCGAAGCGATGGTGCGCGGATTTCAGCGCGACGAAGTCGATCGCAGGATGAATTTGCTGCCGCTGAGCCATGTGTTTGCGCGCACGTGCGATGTGTATACGTGGATCGTCGGCGGATCGGAGTTGGCGCTGGCCGACACGCCGCAAACGGCGCTCGCCGATTGTGCGACGTTTCGGCCGACGCTCTTGAACGGGGTGCCGTATTTCTACGAGCGCGTGATGCGCCGGCTGATCGAAAGCGGTAAGTCGGAGGTGCCCGGCGCGTTGAAGCAACTGTTCGGTGGACGGATGCGGCATTGCTGCTCGGGAAGCGCGCCGTTGCCGGAGCACGTCGCAAGTTTCTACGCCGAGCATGGCGTGTTGCTGACGCAAGGTTACGGGCTCACGGAATCGTCGCCGGTGATTACGATGAGCACGCCGACGATCCATCGGGTCGGCACGGTCGGCCAGGCCATCGAACGGGCCGAGGTGCGCATCGCCGACGACGGAGAGATTCTCACGCGCGGGCCACATGTGATGCTCGGCTATTGGAACCGGCCGAAGGAGACCGCCGCGGCTTTAAAAAACGGCTGGCTGCATACCGGCGATCTCGGCATGCTCGATGCCGACGGTTTCCTGCGCATCACCGGTCGGAAGAAAGAACTGATCGTGACGAGTGGGGGGAAGAAGATCGTGCCGTCGATGGTCGAGGCGGCGGTCACGGCCGATCCGTTGTTCCGTCAAGCGGTCGTCGTCGGCGATGGACGGAACTATTTGACGGCCCTGCTGGTGCCGTGCCGTGCGACGTTGGCGAGTGCGCTCGCGACGGCGGCCGGAGAGTCGGCCGACGGCAACGTCGAGCGGCCGGACTTGTTGCAGCGTGCGGAAGTTCGTGCGCTGGTCGAAGATCGGCTTCGAGCTTGCCTTGCGCATCTGTCGCCTTATGAGCAAGTGCGGCGGTTTGTGCTTTTGGAGCAAGAGTTTTCCGTCGAGCGCGGCGAGCTGACGCTGACGCTTAAGCTGCGTAGGGCGCAAATCGCGGCGAATTACGCTACGCAGATCGAGCGACTCTACGCAGCCGAAATCCGACCGAATGCGTAG
- a CDS encoding acyl-CoA/acyl-ACP dehydrogenase: MLGFAAVTTADKPAADEGKSFAETALKMGGKSDDEARRTGAIDKADDQVESLFAPQYQTTASPAHRAVWDEAGVPIDLFAFEPEPTPPHVQKVMDDSLAVVRKFKQSGTLLNAEGKVTDEVLAALGTAGYWGLLVDREFGGSGAPFSVFAPFLSRMAMLDPTIAGMASVHGCIGAVDPVRTFGNAEQKRRYLPPLASGAKLSGFALTEPWAGSDLTALRTRAVREGNEFVVNGEKLFITNVVPGRTLGLVCLIENKPAVLVVDLPTEENEHFQLKKYGLYALKHTYNRGIIFRNFRVPVANLLTPPRGDGLTIAYHGLNLGRTALCATAAGSMRNMLAEMLPWAKFRRTYGEEIVERELVQRRIGRLAGLIVAADALTAWCSSLIDHGYRGEMECIIAKIFGSEMQKEAAIELLMKTHGGRSFLQGHLFGDNVHEYLAPCIYEGEGEMLGMAFFKSLVKQHGTEYFEPIGKTLVAAKIKKPDLKNPAHLWTLRKPMLHYGKWMLGRKLHSRKASLPPMPEALRRHAEFAIAFLNGSALEISGVMRKHQLALADRQCRMSETSARVQTAIVMLCTSLYAARHTDDMVRSAADCVCQDFARSLTGKRVEDRYFRVVTKLGEQVAAGGFSPLEGTQAGEILMGYKNE; the protein is encoded by the coding sequence ATGTTAGGATTCGCCGCCGTGACTACCGCCGATAAGCCTGCCGCCGACGAAGGAAAATCGTTTGCCGAGACCGCGCTGAAGATGGGGGGCAAGAGCGACGACGAAGCCCGCCGCACCGGGGCGATCGACAAGGCCGACGACCAGGTCGAATCGCTCTTCGCGCCGCAATATCAGACGACGGCGAGCCCTGCCCATCGGGCCGTTTGGGATGAAGCCGGAGTGCCGATCGATTTGTTCGCGTTCGAGCCGGAGCCGACGCCGCCGCATGTGCAGAAGGTGATGGACGACTCGCTGGCCGTGGTGCGCAAGTTTAAGCAAAGCGGCACGCTGTTGAACGCCGAAGGAAAAGTGACCGACGAAGTGCTCGCGGCACTCGGGACCGCCGGTTATTGGGGCTTGCTCGTCGATCGTGAATTCGGCGGCAGCGGCGCCCCGTTTTCCGTGTTCGCGCCGTTTCTCTCGCGCATGGCGATGCTCGACCCGACGATCGCCGGAATGGCGAGCGTGCATGGTTGCATCGGCGCGGTCGATCCGGTGCGCACGTTCGGCAACGCCGAGCAGAAACGCCGCTACTTACCGCCCTTGGCGAGCGGTGCGAAGCTCTCCGGATTCGCTCTCACCGAGCCATGGGCCGGCAGCGACCTCACGGCGCTCCGAACGCGCGCGGTGCGCGAAGGAAACGAATTCGTCGTCAACGGTGAAAAGCTGTTCATCACGAACGTCGTACCGGGGCGAACGCTCGGGCTCGTCTGCCTCATCGAGAACAAACCGGCGGTGCTCGTCGTCGATCTGCCCACGGAAGAAAATGAGCATTTCCAGCTGAAGAAGTACGGACTCTACGCACTGAAGCACACTTACAATCGCGGCATTATCTTCCGCAATTTCCGTGTGCCTGTCGCGAACTTGCTCACTCCGCCGCGCGGCGATGGATTGACGATCGCCTATCACGGCTTGAATCTCGGGCGGACGGCATTGTGTGCGACGGCGGCCGGCAGCATGCGCAATATGCTTGCCGAAATGTTGCCGTGGGCGAAGTTTCGGCGCACGTACGGCGAAGAGATCGTCGAGCGCGAGTTGGTGCAGCGGCGCATCGGTCGGCTTGCGGGCCTGATCGTCGCGGCCGATGCGCTGACTGCCTGGTGCTCATCGCTCATCGACCACGGCTATCGCGGCGAGATGGAATGCATCATCGCCAAGATCTTCGGGAGCGAGATGCAGAAGGAAGCCGCCATCGAACTACTGATGAAGACGCACGGCGGGCGCTCGTTCCTGCAAGGACACCTCTTCGGCGACAACGTGCATGAATATCTCGCCCCGTGCATCTACGAGGGAGAAGGTGAAATGCTCGGCATGGCGTTCTTTAAGTCGCTCGTGAAGCAACACGGCACGGAATACTTCGAGCCGATCGGCAAGACGCTCGTCGCGGCGAAGATCAAGAAGCCCGATCTTAAGAATCCGGCGCATCTATGGACCTTGCGCAAGCCGATGCTGCACTACGGCAAATGGATGCTCGGGCGGAAATTGCATAGCCGCAAAGCGTCGTTGCCGCCGATGCCCGAGGCGCTGCGACGCCATGCGGAATTCGCCATCGCGTTTCTTAACGGCTCGGCTTTGGAGATCAGCGGCGTGATGCGGAAGCATCAATTGGCTTTGGCGGATCGGCAGTGTCGAATGTCGGAAACATCGGCCCGCGTGCAAACGGCGATCGTGATGCTTTGCACGAGCCTGTACGCTGCGCGGCACACCGACGACATGGTGCGCTCGGCGGCCGATTGCGTTTGCCAAGATTTTGCGAGATCGCTGACCGGCAAGCGTGTGGAAGATCGTTACTTCCGCGTGGTAACGAAACTCGGCGAGCAAGTCGCCGCCGGCGGTTTCTCGCCGCTCGAAGGGACGCAGGCGGGCGAGATACTGATGGGATACAAAAACGAGTAA
- a CDS encoding DUF5678 domain-containing protein — protein sequence MIRRVPDSPKLPPIDVSAYRGKWIAIDSKTHKVLGHGDSPASATKKLALKNIEPLLYFVSSSDAYFVGSGA from the coding sequence ATGATTCGTCGAGTTCCCGACAGCCCTAAGCTTCCACCTATCGACGTGTCGGCGTATCGCGGTAAATGGATCGCGATCGATTCGAAAACGCACAAGGTTCTCGGGCATGGGGATTCCCCAGCATCGGCGACGAAGAAGCTTGCGCTGAAAAATATCGAGCCGTTACTGTATTTCGTTTCCTCGTCCGATGCATACTTCGTCGGAAGCGGCGCATGA